The DNA segment AAACTCGGTACAGCCTAAAATGACTGCATCAATATTATGCTTCTCTTTTAAATCCGATACGATCCCCAATATTTCATCTTTGGTTTCATCTTTAAAAACACCCAGTTCCAATTCCTTAAATAGTTTGGAGTTTATCCATTCTATTTGTGCATTATCAGGAACAATGATCTCAATGTTTCGTCGCAGGAAATTTTGCTTATAAAAGTCACTCTGCATCGTAAATTTTGTTCCCAACAAAGCACAACGTTTTGCTCCAATCGCTTGTGCTTTCTCAGCGCATACCTCCACAATACTAATCAAAGGTAAATCAACTTTAGCTTGAATTTCCTGAAACAACAGATGCGGTGTATTGGCACTTAACACAGCAAAATTGGCTCCAGCACTTTTAATTTTATGCAAACACTGTATCAAATATTCGGACGCTTCGGTATATTTTTCATCCTGAAGTAAGCCAATAAATTTTGCCATCGTTACACTATAGACCACAATCTCAGGATAATTCAGACTACCATCACCATTCATCTTATCAAAAGCTTTGATTATTTCCTTATAATAATCAACGGTAGCCTCTGGTCCCAATCCTCCTAATATTCCAATTGTTTTCATTCGCTTTTCAATTAACACAACTATTTAAACACTCTCACTTGCAATAACTTATCCATTACAAAAAATTAGTATTTGATCCTGTTTAATATGGCCTTTCCATTTAATATTTGTTCAGAAAGCGATTTGATGGTTTCTGTTTTTGCAATCTCAAAAAATCCGTCACGTACAACTTTGTATTTATCATGCAAAGGACAAGGATTATCATTATGACATTCCTTTAAGCCAAATCCACACTTATGAAAACTAGCATCACCCTCAATCACATGTATTACTTTATACAAGGTAAGATCCGACTGATAATCATTAAAAAAGAATCCACCACCACGACCTTTCATGGAATCCATCAACTTATTTTTTGTAAGTATTTGGAGTATTTTAGCCGTATAAGCTTCCGGAGCTTCAATCTCTTTTGCTATTTCTCCCACTCCCGGTCTTTTTTCTTCCCAATTTCTCAATTGCACAAAAACCAAAGCCCTGATGGCATACTCGGTACTTTTCGACAACATAACTTATTCGTTTATTAATTCTCGCTCCAAATTTAACGCTTTCTTAAATAGAATGTTGTTTTCTAAATGAATATGTCGATGTAAATCATTTTCAAAATCCTTCAAGGTTTGATAACTTACCCTATATGTACTACATCCATCTGCAGGACAAGTATAGGAAGATGTTAGTTTAGCAATCTTTTCAAAACGTTCCCCTTCACTTTCATGTTCTGCCTGCATCACTTCAATGGCAC comes from the Saccharicrinis fermentans DSM 9555 = JCM 21142 genome and includes:
- a CDS encoding aspartate/glutamate racemase family protein — protein: MKTIGILGGLGPEATVDYYKEIIKAFDKMNGDGSLNYPEIVVYSVTMAKFIGLLQDEKYTEASEYLIQCLHKIKSAGANFAVLSANTPHLLFQEIQAKVDLPLISIVEVCAEKAQAIGAKRCALLGTKFTMQSDFYKQNFLRRNIEIIVPDNAQIEWINSKLFKELELGVFKDETKDEILGIVSDLKEKHNIDAVILGCTEFPLMFKHEKYLDLPFLNTTRIHVDAIVKRCVSI
- a CDS encoding RrF2 family transcriptional regulator — encoded protein: MLSKSTEYAIRALVFVQLRNWEEKRPGVGEIAKEIEAPEAYTAKILQILTKNKLMDSMKGRGGGFFFNDYQSDLTLYKVIHVIEGDASFHKCGFGLKECHNDNPCPLHDKYKVVRDGFFEIAKTETIKSLSEQILNGKAILNRIKY